In a single window of the Terrirubrum flagellatum genome:
- a CDS encoding sigma-54 dependent transcriptional regulator, with protein MRLLIAGPLGGQLIEATRIAMARGATVTHAADQEQALQHLRIKGADLIMADVVLDIAALVQALSDERIRTPLIACGVRTDARAAVAAIQAGAREYIPLPPDPELIAAVIEAVAADNRALVFKDEAMARVVRLAEQVARSDASILVTGESGTGKEAVSRLVHQKSARANKPFIAVNCAAIPDALLESELFGHEKGAFTGAVARRIGKFEEANGGTLLLDEISEMDVRLQAKLLRAIQERVIDRVGGSGPVKVDIRIIATANRNLAEEVKKGTFREDLFYRLNVVNLKIPALRDRPADILELAEFFIRKYAEMNGLPPRKLSVEAKRMLLSSTWPGNVRELENTMHRAVLLATDAEIGPDAIRAPDGESFGAKPNDAATRAAETAEAVTRSLVGRTVAEVERDLILDTLDHCLGNRTHAAKILGISIRTLRNKLNEYSDAGVSVPEPGQLRGHAA; from the coding sequence ATGCGACTTCTCATTGCCGGTCCGCTTGGCGGGCAACTGATCGAAGCGACGCGCATCGCCATGGCGCGCGGCGCGACGGTCACCCATGCCGCCGATCAGGAACAGGCGCTGCAGCATTTGCGCATCAAAGGCGCTGATCTGATCATGGCCGATGTCGTGCTCGACATCGCTGCGCTGGTTCAGGCGCTCAGCGACGAACGCATCCGGACGCCGCTGATCGCTTGCGGCGTGCGCACCGATGCGCGTGCGGCCGTCGCCGCGATCCAGGCCGGCGCGCGCGAATATATCCCGCTGCCGCCCGATCCCGAATTGATCGCGGCCGTCATCGAGGCTGTCGCCGCAGACAATCGTGCGCTGGTTTTCAAAGATGAGGCGATGGCGCGCGTCGTTCGCCTCGCCGAGCAGGTGGCGCGTTCCGACGCGTCGATACTGGTCACCGGCGAAAGCGGCACCGGCAAGGAAGCGGTGTCGCGGCTTGTCCATCAGAAGTCGGCGCGCGCGAACAAGCCGTTCATCGCGGTCAACTGCGCGGCCATCCCTGACGCGCTGCTCGAATCGGAACTGTTCGGCCATGAGAAAGGCGCCTTCACCGGCGCCGTCGCGCGGCGCATCGGCAAGTTCGAAGAGGCGAATGGCGGCACGCTGCTGCTCGATGAAATCTCGGAAATGGATGTGCGGCTGCAGGCCAAGCTCTTGCGCGCGATTCAGGAGCGCGTCATCGATCGCGTCGGCGGCTCGGGGCCGGTGAAGGTCGATATCCGCATCATCGCGACCGCCAACCGCAATCTCGCCGAAGAGGTGAAGAAAGGAACGTTCCGCGAGGATCTGTTCTATCGCCTCAACGTCGTGAATCTGAAAATCCCCGCGCTGCGCGATCGTCCGGCCGACATTCTCGAACTGGCTGAGTTTTTCATTCGCAAATATGCCGAGATGAACGGGTTGCCGCCGCGCAAGCTCAGCGTCGAGGCGAAACGCATGCTGCTGTCCTCGACCTGGCCGGGCAATGTGCGCGAACTCGAGAACACCATGCATCGCGCCGTGCTGCTCGCGACGGACGCCGAGATCGGGCCGGACGCGATCCGCGCGCCTGATGGCGAATCATTCGGCGCCAAGCCGAACGACGCCGCGACCCGCGCTGCGGAAACCGCCGAAGCTGTGACCCGCTCGCTTGTCGGCCGCACTGTGGCGGAAGTCGAGCGCGATCTCATCCTCGACACGCTCGATCACTGCCTCGGCAACAGAACCCATGCGGCGAAGATTCTCGGCATCTCGATCCGCACGCTGCGCAACAAGCTCAACGAATATTCCGACGCCGGCGTCTCGGTGCCGGAGCCCGGCCAGTTGCGCGGGCACGCCGCCTGA
- the fliN gene encoding flagellar motor switch protein FliN, which yields MSDSSMPLPDLERNTFAGSIATDSSDGPMVSKGAADLEQLFDVPVTVSAVLGRTRMPVGDLLKLEPGSVLDLDRSVGEAIDIYVNNRLVARGEVVLVEDKLGVTMTEIIKLDK from the coding sequence ATGAGCGACTCATCGATGCCGCTTCCCGATCTCGAACGGAACACGTTCGCTGGAAGCATCGCCACGGATTCGAGCGACGGCCCCATGGTCAGCAAGGGGGCGGCCGATCTCGAACAACTCTTCGACGTGCCCGTCACGGTCTCGGCCGTGCTCGGACGCACGCGCATGCCGGTCGGCGATCTCCTGAAGCTCGAACCCGGCAGCGTGCTCGATCTCGATCGCAGCGTCGGCGAAGCGATCGACATCTATGTCAACAACCGGCTGGTCGCGCGCGGCGAGGTCGTGCTGGTCGAGGACAAGCTCGGCGTGACCATGACCGAAATCATCAAGCTCGACAAATAA
- the fliG gene encoding flagellar motor switch protein FliG: MAPPKGQKVEGLSGPQRAAVLLLALGEEHGAELWKMFDEDEIRAVSIAMSQLGSIEALTVESLIVEFVSKMSATGAITGSLDRTELLLQKILPAQQVSLIMEEIRGPAGRNMWQKLSNVDGDVLANFLKNEYPQTAAVILSKIRTDHAAKVLAALPDDISTDVVHRMLKLEGVQKDALERIEETLRSEFVSNLSQTTRRDAHELMAEIFNSFDRQTESRFLNSLEEVNHDAAKRIRSLMFTFDDLVKLDPASMQTLMRSVDKMLLTKALKGANETVRKFFFSNMSTRAAKTMEDEMGALGPMRLKDVDEAQAAIVLTAKDLADKGEIMISKNRSEDELVY, from the coding sequence ATGGCGCCTCCTAAGGGTCAGAAGGTCGAAGGCCTGTCAGGACCGCAACGCGCGGCGGTGCTTCTGCTTGCGCTCGGCGAGGAGCATGGCGCCGAGCTCTGGAAGATGTTCGACGAGGACGAGATCCGCGCCGTTTCGATCGCCATGTCGCAGCTCGGCTCGATCGAGGCGCTGACGGTCGAGTCCCTGATCGTCGAATTCGTGTCGAAGATGTCGGCGACCGGCGCCATCACCGGCTCGCTCGACCGCACCGAATTGCTGCTGCAGAAAATTCTGCCGGCGCAGCAGGTCTCGCTGATCATGGAGGAAATCCGCGGCCCCGCCGGCCGCAACATGTGGCAGAAGCTCTCCAACGTCGATGGCGACGTGCTGGCGAATTTCCTGAAGAACGAATATCCGCAGACCGCTGCGGTCATCCTTTCGAAAATCAGGACCGATCACGCGGCGAAGGTTCTCGCGGCGCTGCCTGACGACATCTCGACGGATGTGGTGCATCGCATGCTGAAGCTCGAAGGCGTGCAGAAGGACGCGCTCGAACGCATCGAGGAGACGCTGCGCAGCGAGTTCGTTTCGAATCTTTCGCAGACCACGCGGCGCGACGCGCACGAATTGATGGCGGAGATCTTCAACTCGTTCGATCGCCAGACCGAGAGCCGCTTCCTGAATTCGCTTGAGGAAGTGAACCACGACGCTGCGAAGCGCATCCGCTCGCTGATGTTCACCTTCGACGATCTTGTGAAGCTCGATCCGGCGTCCATGCAGACCCTGATGCGTTCGGTGGACAAGATGCTGCTCACCAAGGCGCTGAAGGGCGCCAACGAGACGGTGCGCAAATTCTTCTTCTCCAACATGTCGACGCGCGCCGCCAAGACGATGGAAGACGAAATGGGAGCGCTTGGCCCGATGCGCCTCAAGGATGTCGACGAGGCGCAAGCCGCCATCGTGCTCACCGCCAAGGATCTCGCCGACAAGGGCGAGATCATGATCAGCAAGAACCGCTCGGAAGATGAACTGGTGTATTGA
- a CDS encoding flagellar assembly protein FliH: MTAAEKFIFGHDFGKAPKAPLAPSANERARVDNEERAREKGFAQGVAEGRAQAQREFDQRLMKALESIATRAAELLASADELETAAASEVVTFALRFAEAAAGVAITHYPLAALEAAARDVFGQLRQAPHCVIRLHESLVEQANEALARIARERGFEGRLIVMGETDIARADFSLEWADGGMRRESAALRQKLVDAIERHAAIAVD; this comes from the coding sequence ATGACCGCGGCAGAGAAATTCATCTTCGGTCATGATTTCGGCAAGGCGCCGAAGGCGCCGCTCGCGCCGTCGGCGAATGAGCGCGCTCGCGTGGACAATGAAGAGCGCGCTCGCGAGAAGGGTTTCGCGCAGGGCGTGGCGGAGGGTCGCGCGCAAGCGCAGCGCGAGTTCGATCAGCGTTTGATGAAGGCGCTTGAATCGATCGCGACGCGCGCGGCCGAGCTGCTTGCGTCGGCTGACGAACTCGAGACTGCGGCCGCGAGCGAGGTCGTGACATTCGCGTTGCGCTTCGCCGAGGCGGCGGCCGGCGTCGCCATCACGCATTATCCGCTGGCGGCGCTGGAAGCCGCGGCGCGCGACGTTTTCGGTCAGTTGCGCCAGGCGCCTCACTGCGTGATCCGCCTGCATGAGAGCCTTGTCGAACAGGCGAACGAGGCGCTGGCGCGGATCGCGCGTGAGCGCGGCTTCGAAGGCCGGCTGATCGTGATGGGCGAAACGGACATCGCGCGCGCGGACTTCTCGCTCGAATGGGCCGACGGCGGCATGCGCCGCGAAAGCGCCGCGCTGCGCCAGAAACTGGTGGACGCGATCGAGCGTCACGCCGCCATCGCGGTTGATTGA